From the candidate division WOR-1 bacterium RIFOXYB2_FULL_36_35 genome, one window contains:
- a CDS encoding phosphoglycerate mutase (2,3-diphosphoglycerate-independent) — protein sequence MRPVYLCIMDGVGIGRNDETNAVYQAIKSGEAQFLKELFEKPYARLECSGRAVGLPENTMGNSEVNHLNMGAGRVVYQSIERINVAIEDKDFFNNKSLLSAVLNCKENNSTLHLMGILQGHGGTVHGHINHLFALLELAKQNDLKNVVIHVFGDGRDTNSNALGDVYIKMLQNKISDLGLENVAKVKTIMGRELSMDRDTAWNKTLIALKAIVLGDCENKAETPQDAIRKSYANKETDEFIRPVKIGKYDGVAPKDSVIFWNYRQDRAIQMTVAFVEKDKKFFNYKKGTNPIDENIYKAIQDIQSKLKNVIFVAMTEYYEGLNALTAYPEKEIPDTVGEVVSNANLLQLRIAGTEKFAHVTGWFSGRRGEPFVGEDRILVYDPTLKDRTEQGKRYDLVPEMTAFKETEAVMRAMDEKKYSLIVHNFQNGDMVGHTGNLDAAKKAMIAVSKSLSEIIPKWLDRGGVVILTADHGNADEMFLENNHKRVVSTQHSLNPVPLWILGINQRPKDGIVPDIGVTILKIMGLDIPSDMTAKSLI from the coding sequence ATGAGGCCGGTTTATTTGTGCATTATGGATGGGGTTGGCATAGGGAGGAATGATGAAACAAATGCCGTTTATCAGGCAATAAAAAGCGGAGAAGCCCAATTTTTAAAAGAACTTTTTGAAAAGCCTTACGCCAGACTTGAATGTTCGGGTAGGGCTGTTGGCCTTCCTGAAAATACAATGGGGAATTCGGAAGTAAATCATTTAAATATGGGGGCGGGGCGTGTTGTTTATCAGTCTATAGAAAGAATAAATGTCGCAATAGAAGATAAAGATTTCTTTAATAACAAGTCTTTGCTTTCAGCTGTTTTAAATTGCAAAGAGAACAATTCAACGCTTCATCTAATGGGAATTTTGCAGGGGCATGGGGGGACTGTCCATGGCCACATAAACCATCTTTTTGCTTTGTTGGAATTGGCAAAACAAAATGATTTAAAAAACGTGGTAATCCATGTTTTTGGTGATGGAAGAGATACAAACTCCAATGCATTGGGCGATGTATACATAAAAATGCTTCAGAATAAAATTTCTGATCTTGGATTAGAAAATGTTGCTAAAGTTAAGACTATCATGGGGCGTGAGTTATCCATGGATAGGGATACAGCTTGGAATAAAACTCTTATCGCCTTAAAGGCAATAGTTCTTGGCGATTGTGAAAATAAGGCCGAAACACCCCAAGATGCGATAAGAAAGTCGTATGCCAACAAAGAGACAGACGAATTCATTAGACCTGTAAAAATTGGGAAATATGATGGGGTTGCGCCAAAAGACTCAGTCATATTTTGGAATTATAGGCAGGACAGGGCTATTCAGATGACTGTCGCTTTTGTTGAGAAAGATAAGAAGTTTTTTAATTATAAAAAGGGGACAAACCCTATAGATGAAAATATTTATAAAGCAATACAAGATATACAGTCTAAACTTAAAAATGTAATTTTTGTGGCTATGACTGAATATTACGAAGGATTGAATGCTTTAACTGCTTATCCTGAAAAAGAGATCCCTGATACTGTGGGAGAAGTTGTTTCGAATGCTAATTTACTGCAACTTAGGATTGCCGGCACAGAAAAATTTGCACATGTTACCGGTTGGTTTTCTGGACGCAGAGGGGAGCCGTTTGTGGGAGAAGATCGCATCCTTGTTTACGACCCTACTTTAAAAGATCGGACGGAACAGGGGAAAAGATATGATCTTGTTCCTGAGATGACAGCTTTTAAAGAGACTGAAGCAGTTATGCGCGCAATGGATGAAAAAAAATATTCTTTAATTGTACATAATTTCCAAAATGGAGACATGGTGGGGCATACAGGCAACTTGGATGCGGCTAAAAAAGCAATGATTGCTGTATCAAAATCTCTTTCTGAGATTATTCCTAAATGGCTTGATAGGGGAGGGGTTGTCATTTTAACGGCAGATCATGGAAATGCAGATGAAATGTTTTTGGAGAATAACCATAAGAGAGTTGTAAGCACTCAACATTCACTTAACCCTGTTCCTTTATGGATTTTAGGAATAAACCAGAGACCAAAAGATGGAATTGTCCCCGACATTGGAGTTACAATCCTTAAAATTATGGGGCTTGACATTCCAAGTGATATGACGGCAAAATCACTTATTTAA